From Microbacterium sp. LWH7-1.2:
CAGCGCACGATGCTCGACGCGCTGGGATACGACAGCGTCGACGCGCTCGTCGAGGCCGCGGTCCCGGCATCCATCCATGCCAAGCCTCGCGCGACGAGCGACATCCCGTCCGCGGCCACCGAGGCCGAGGCGCTCGCCGAGCTCCGGGTGCTGGCGTCGCAGAACCGCACGGCGCGCCCGATGATCGGGCTGGGATACTACGACACGCTCACGCCGTCGGTGATCGCGCGCAACGTGCTGGAGAACCCCTCCTGGTACACCGCTTACACGCCGTACCAGCCCGAGATCTCGCAGGGGCGCCTCGAGGCGCTCATCAACTTCCAGACCATGGTGACCGACCTCACCGGGCTCGCGACGGCGAACGCCTCGATGCTCGATGAGTCGACCGCGGTCGTCGAGGGCATGCTGGTGGCCCGGCGCGCGTCGAAGGCGGCATCGAACGTGTTCGTGGTCGACGCCGACGCGCTGCCTCAGACCAAGGCGCTGCTCGCGCACCGCGCGGCCGCCGTCGGCATCGAGCTCGTCGAGCTCGACCTCGCCCGGGGCGCGATCCTTCCCGATGAGCTGTTCGGCGTGCTCGTGCAGTATCCGGGCGCGTCGGGCAACGTGTGGGATCCGGCCGGAGTGGTCGACGCCGCGCACGTGGCCGGGGGCCTCGTCGTGGTCGCCGCCGACCTCCTCTCGCTCACGCTGCTGCGCTCGCCCGGCTCGCTCGGCGCCGACGTCGCCGTGGGCACGACGCAGCGCTTCGGCGTGCCGCTCGGCTTCGGCGGCCCGCACGCCGGCTACATGGCGGTGCGCCAAGGACTGGAGCGTCAGCTGCCCGGGCGCCTCGTCGGCGTCTCGCAGGACGCCGCCGGCCACCCCGCCTACCGCCTCGCCCTGCAGACGCGCGAGCAGCACATCCGCCGTGAGAAGGCCACGTCGAACATCTGCACGTCGCAGGTGCTGCTGGCCGTCATGGCCTCGATGTACGCGGTGTACCACGGACCCGACGGGCTGCGCGCGATCGCGACCGACGTCGCCAAGAAGGCAGAGGCGCTCGCTGACCGCCTGCGCTCGTACGGACTCTCGCTGCGCTCGGACTCGTTCTTCGACACCATCCGCGTCGCGACGCCCGGCGCTTCGCGCCGCGTGATCGAGCGCGCCCGCGAGCGCGGCTACCAGCTGTTCTGGGCAGACGACGCGACGGTCGGCGTCTCGGTCGACGAGACCACGACCGCCGACGACCTCGCCGCCGTCGCGTGGGCCTTCGGACTTCCCGAGAACGAGTTCCTCGGTGCGGGCGAGCAGGGCGAACGCGTGCTCGCCTTCACGGATGCCGCACCCCTGGCGGGTGTGCCGGCCGGGCTGCACCGCGTCGACGAGTTCCTCACACACCCGGTGTTCAACTCGCACCGTTCCGAGACGGCCATGATGCGCTACCTCAAGCAGCTCTCCGACCGCGACTACGCGCTGGACCGCGGCATGATCCCGCTGGGCTCCTGCACGATGAAGCTCAACGCGGCGACGGAGATGGCCGCCGTGTCGTGGCCCGAGTTCTCGCGCGTGCACCCGTTCGCTCCCGAGGACGATGTGCACGGCTACCTCGCGATGATCGAGCAGCTCGAGGTGTGGCTCGCCGAGGTCACCGGGTACGACGCGGTGTCGCTGCAGCCCAACGCCGGGTCGCAGGGCGAGCTCGCGGGGCTCATGGCGATCCGCGGCTACCACCGCGCGAACGGCGATCACGGCCGCACGGTGTGCCTCATCCCGTCGTCCGCGCACGGCACGAATGCGGCGTCCGCCGTGCTCGCGGGCATGCGCGTCGTCGTGGTCGCGTGCGACGAGGCCGGCAACGTCGACCTCGGCGATCTGCGTGCGAAGATCGCGGCGCACGCCGACGAGCTCGCGGCGCTCATGATCACGTACCCGTCGACGCACGGCGTCTACGAGCACGACGTGCTCGACATCACGCAGGCCGTGCACGACGCCGGCGGTCAGGTGTACGTCGACGGCGCGAACCTCAACGCGCTCCTCGGCTACGCGCGCTTCGGCGACCTGGGCGGCGACGTGTCGCACCTGAACCTGCACAAGACGTTCGCCATCCCGCACGGCGGCGGCGGGCCGGGTGTCGGCCCGGTCGCGGCGAAGGCGCACCTCGCGCCCTACCTGCCCTCGCACCCGCTGTCGCAGCGCAAGGACCACGCGGGCGGCGTCTTCGACGGCGGCCCGATCTCGGCCGCACCGCATGGATCGGCCGGCATCCTTCCGATCTCGTGGGCGTACGTCCGCATGATGGGCGCCGAAGGGCTGCGCAGCGCGACGGCGGCCGCGGTGCTCGCCGCCAACTACATCGCGGTGCGCCTGCGCGACCACTACCCGGTGCTGTACACCGGCGAGGACGGTCTCGTGGCCCACGAGTGCATCCTCGACCTCCGCCCGCTGAAGGAGGCGACCGGAGTCTCGGTCGACGACGTCGCCAAGCGCCTCATCGACTACGGCTTCCACGCCCCCACGATGTCGTTCCCGGTGGCGGGCACGCTCATGGTCGAGCCGACGGAGTCCGAGGACCTCGCCGAGATCGAGCGGTTCATCGAGGCGATGATCGCGATCAAGGCCGAGGCGGATCGCGTTGCAGCGGGGGAGTGGCCCGCCGCCGACAACCCGCTCGTGAACGCACCGCACACCGCCGAGTCCGCGGTCTCGGGCTCCTGGGAGCACCCCTACTCGCGGGAGACCGCCGTGTACCCGGTGCACACGCTGGTCCGCACGAAGTACTGGCCCCCCGTCCGACGCATCGACCAGGCCTACGGCGACCGCAACCTCGTGTGCGCCTGCCCGCCCATCGAGGCCTTCGCCTGACGCACCCGTGAGCCGACGGGATGCCGCGCCCCGCGGCATCCCGTCGCTCTCACGTGCCGGGCTCCCGCCCGCCGGCCCGGCGCCCGCCCCGCCCGCCGGGCCCCGCCCCGCCCCCCGCCGCCCCGCCCCGCCGGCCCGGCGCCCGCCGCCCCGCCCCGCCGGCCCGGCGCCCGCCGCCCCGTCGGTGAGACTTCAGCTGATTGCCGAGAGTTCGGGTGTCACCCGCGGTCTCGGCGGTCGGCTGATGTCTCACCGATTGACGCACGGTGTGGTGGACGCGGTGACACCGAACGGCGGAGGGAGAACAGGTGCACCGTTTGCTCCGGGGCCACGGGTATCAGCCCCTGTCCGACGAGCAGGGAGCGCAGCGGATCCACCGTCGTCGCATCGATCCAGCCCCAGTGCGCGATCGACCGCACGTGGTGGGCGCGAAGGCGGGCATCCCGCTCGCGCTGATGGCGCAGCAGTTCCCTCGGATCGCCGAATCGCCCGTCGTACTTGAGATCACCGTCCGATTCACCCGCCAGTGAGAATCCGGGCCACACGAAGTCGCAGCGATCAGTCGGTCCGCCGGACGTCCGGAAGGTCACCTGGAGTGCGGGTGGAGGGAACCCGAGCCATTCGATGACCGCACGACTGATCGACTCCAGCGCCGTCTCCGAGAGGGCGGTGGCCGAGTTCAGCGGCCAGCGGGCGAGAGCGCGACCACGCTTGCTCCGCCGTGATTCGTTCACGTGAACCAGCTTCTCGACCGACAGTGCCTCGTCAGCCCGAAGCGCGGCGTCCGCCGATGCGAGACCGACTGCCGCATGCCGGGATCGAGCGAGGTCTACCGCCGTGTCTGCCGGAGACGTCATCAGCATTCCGCCGAGCTCGACGACCTCTCGCTCGTCGCTGGAGGTGTGGACGCGGACGCCGGCGACGACTCGCGCTGTGCCGTGTGCCGGAGCGAGAACATGAACGATCACCGGGTCTCCGAACACCGGCATTCCGAGCAACGCCGCCGCGGAGTCGTGACTGAAGACCGCGTCCGGGTAGATCATCGCGGCGGCGAGACCCTCGCCAGGTATCGCTCCCAGGGCGCGAGCGCCTTCCATTCCGCGGCAGCCGTGTATACGCCGGGCCGCACCTTGATGAGGTCTCCGCGAAGCATCCCACGCTCCGGATGTCGCAGTTCAGCGAACCTGAGCAAAGCGAGCGGCGATCGGGCGACGCGGAGAAGCGGCATCCGCCACCATCGCCCTGCCCCGGAGGCGCATACTCGCCGGACTCGGCGATCGGTGGACGACGATCGCCGAGCGTTACCTGTGGAGGAGCGGCCGTTGCTTCTCGCGACCGCTCGTGGGAATCCAGCTGAATGCCGAAACAACGGTTGCGAACCGCTGCCTCGGCGGTCAGCTGAAGTCTCACGGGTGGCGGCGGTGGGCCGCACGGTGGAGGCCGGCCGGTGAGGAGGCGGCGGCCGCGAGCGGGGACGGATGCTGCGGCCACGGGCATCCGCGACCGGTCAGGCGGCGGGGTGCGGTGTCGGGGTCGGCGTGGGACTGGGGGTCGGCGTGGGGATGGGGGCGAAGACGCCGGGCCACAGCGCGGCCGCAAGGGGATAGCCGACGAACGCGACGACGTCGAGGAGCGTGTGGGCGATGACGAGGGGCATGACGCGACCCCAGCGGCGGTAGCACCAGCCGAACACCACGCCCATGACGATGTTGCCGACGATCGCGCCGATACCCTGGTACGCGTGGTAAGCGCCGCGCAGGCCGGCGGAGGTCAGGATGATGGCCCAGTCGTTCCAGCCGAACCGGCGCAGCCGGTCGAACAGGTAGCCGATGAGGATGACCTCCTCGGTCAATCCCGCCCGCACCGCCGACAGCACCAGCAGCGGCACGGTCCACCACGCCGCGTCGAGGGGAGAGGCGACTACCGCGACGGTGACCCCGAGAGCGCGGCCGGCGGCATAGAGCGCCAGGCCGGGCACTCCGATGACGGCGGCGAGAAGGATGCCGCGACCGAGGTCTGCGCCGAACCTCGAGAAGTCGAGCCCGATGCGGCGCAGGGCGTTGCTGCCCGGCTCCCAGAGAAGGTAGACGACGAGCGCCACGAGGGCCAGCGCGAAGAAGACGGCGAGCAGCTGGTACACGACATCCCATATCGCCTGCGCGTCCCGCGGAGGGTTCACCTCGGTCTGCTGCTGGCCGATCGGCACGGGCGCGAGGAGCTTTCGGACGAGCGCCAGCACCGAGTAGACAGCGGACTGTCCGACGGTGATCGCGAGGACGATCCACACCTCCCACGTGAGGCGTCGGCGATCGTACGCCGTGAGGGGCGAAAGACTAGTGGAATCCCTCTGCCCTGTGGGCCGGTTGGGGGGCGTCATCTTGTCAGATTGTCACACTCGGCGTCGATTGAGTTAAGGCTCTGTAACGTTTTCCCCGATTGTTTTGACCATCCTTGAAGTGGTGCATATCGTTTTCCCATCCGCGCCACGCCGCGCCATCGCGCGGCGCGTGCGCACAACCCTGCACAGGAGGAACAGTGAGAATTAAGCGCATCTCGGCTGCGGTGGCACTCACCGCAGTCGGCGCACTGGTGATCTCGGGGTGCGCCGCCGACGGCGGCGGCGACACCGGCGATGACTCGGGTCTTGTTGAGGGCTCGTCGATCACCGCAGCGTGGAACCAGGCGTTCTATTCCGCCAACGGCAACACCTCGTTCGGCAACGCGACGGCCAACAACAACATCAACTACCTGACGTACGGCAACTTCAGCTACTACGACAACACCCCGCAGCTGATCCAGGACACGTCGTTCGGCAGCTACGAGAAGATCTCGGACGACCCGCTGACGGTCAAGTACACGATCGCGGACGGCGTCAAGTGGTCGGACGGCACCGACGTCGATGCGGCCGACCTCATGCTCGGATGGGCGGCACTGTCGCGGGCCCTCGACACGCCGGACTTCGACCCGTCGGAGTTCACCGACCCCGACACCGGTGAGTTCACTGACGCGTTCCCGACCGATGTCGTGTTCTTCGACTCCGGCGTCACCCCCGACTCGCGGTTCGGCCTCGTGCACGACACCCCCGAGATCGGCGACGACGGCAAGTCCATCACGCTGACGTACTCGCAGCCCTACGTCGACTGGGAGCTCACTCTCGGCACGACCGGCACCATCCTCCCGGCGCACATCGTCGCCGAGAAGGCGCTCGGCATCGACGACCCCCAGGAGGCGAAGGACGCCCTCCTCAAGGCGATCGAGGACAAGGACGACGCGGCCCTCGCGCCGATCTCGTCGTTCTGGAACTCGGGCTTCAACTTCACCGAGATGCCCGACGACCCCGACCTTCTGGTCGCGAGCGGCCCGTACATGATCAGCGACTTCGTCGCCGACCAGTACCTGACCCTCACGGCCAACCCGGAGTACACGGGTGATCTCGCTCCGAACATCGAGGAGATCACGGTCCGCTTCATCCCCGACCCGCTCGCGGCGGCTCAGGCGCTGGAGAACGGCGAGGTCGACATCATCTCGCCCCAGGCCACGGCCGACCTCAAGACCGCGGTCGACGCGATCGACGGCGCCACCGTCCTGACCGGCGTCGAGGGCACCTACGAGCACCTCGACCTGCAGTTCGATCAGGGCAAGAACCCGGAGAACATCTTCAAGGACCCGAAGGTCCGCGAGGCGTTCCTCAAGACGGTTCCCCGCCAGGAGATCCTCGACAAGCTCATCAAGCCGATCGTCGGCGACGACGCGCTCCTGCGCAGCTCGCAGATCTTCGTGCCGGGCGCCGAGGGCTACGACGAGAGCGTTGCGAACAACGGTTCCGACGCGTTCGCCGAGCCGGACATCGAGGGCGCCAAGGCGCTTCTCGCCGAGTCGGGCATCACCAACAAGGACGTCTGCATCCTGTACGCGTCGAACAACCCGCGCCGTGTCAACGAGTTCGCCCTGATCCAGGCCTCGGCCGCTCAGGCCGGCTTCAACGTCACGGACTGCGGCTCGGACGAGTGGGGCGGCCTGCTCGGCACCCCCGGTGCGTACGACGCGGTGTTCTTCGGATGGCAGTCGACCAGCCTGTCGGTCACCGACTGGACGGCGATCTTCCAGGAGGGCGGCATCAACAACCTGAACTTCTACAACAACGCGGAGGTCAACGACCTGTCCGTTGAGATCTCCTCGGAGTTCGACGAAGCTCGCCAGCTGGAGATCAAGACGGAAGCCGACAAGCTCCTCTGGAACGACTTCTACGGAGTCACCATCTTCCAGTTCCCGGCAGTCACCGCCTTCAGCGACCGTGTCACGAACATCGACCCGTCGATCCTCGCTCCCACGATCTTCTGGAACGCGTGGGACTGGGAGGTCACTGACGCGGGCACTGAGAGCGAGTAAACCGCAAGCGGTCTGAGATCTGAGCCCGGCTCAGAACCCGACCGACGTGGGGTGCAGGTCCCCTCGGGGACCTGCACCCCACGGCGTTAGACTCCTCTCAGTGGCTGAGCATCGTTGCGCCGCACACCCGCCGCGGCGATGCTCGCGCTGATTCACCGATAGGCAGGCGGCCACACCATGGCTTCATTCATCATCCGGCGATTGATCGCATCGATCTTCGTGCTTCTCGCCGCGACGTTCCTGATGTACATCCTGGTCTCGTTCGCGGGTGATCCCCTCGAAGACCTCAAACAGAGCAGCGCCCCCAACAAGGCCGAGCTCATCGAATCCCGCACCAAGCTCCTCAACCTCGACGTTGCACCGCCGCTGCGCTACTTCCTGTGGCTCGGCGCGCTCTTCCGCGGTGACTTCGGAGTCAGCATCCAGAACCAGCCCGTCAACGCGCTGCTGGCGAACGCGATCACGTCAACGCTGACGCTGGTCACCACCGCCACAGTCGTGGCCATCCTGCTGGGTCTCACGGTCGGCATCGTGTCGGCGCTGCGTCAGTACAGCGGTTTCGACTACGGCGTGACCCTGATCGCGTTCCTCTTCTTCTCACTGCCGATCTTCTGGGTCGCTGTGCTGCTCAAGCAGTACGGTGCCATTCAGCTCAACAACTGGCTGGGTGATCCTGTGATCGCCCCACCGGTGATCATCGGGGCGTCGATCGTCTCCGGGCTCGTCTGGCTGTCGCTGCTCGGCGGCAGGTGGAAGAAGCGTCTGATCGTGTTCGGCGTCTCGGCTGTGGCGACTGCAGCCGTCCTCACGTACCTCTCGCTGACCCAGTGGTTCGCCGACCCGGGGATCGGCATCTTCGTCTACATCCCGCTCGTGATCGGTATCGCCTTCGCGGTCACCGCTGTCTCGGTGAGTCTTCGACATCGCAAGGCCCTCTACGCGTCGCTCATCGTGGCCGTGATCGGTATCGCTCTCTATCAGCCGATGACCAACTACATCCTCAACAACATGACGCTGGGGCTCTTCCTGATCCTCGCCGTTCTCGCGATCGTGGTGAGCGGCGTGATCGGCTGGTTCATGGGCTCACCGGATCGCTGGCCCGTCGTTCGCACCACGGCGATCGTCGGGTTCTTCACGGCGGGGCTGATCGCGCTCAACAAGTACATGTCCTACTGGGAGGCCTACTCCAACTCGAGCCGCG
This genomic window contains:
- a CDS encoding ABC transporter permease; the encoded protein is MASFIIRRLIASIFVLLAATFLMYILVSFAGDPLEDLKQSSAPNKAELIESRTKLLNLDVAPPLRYFLWLGALFRGDFGVSIQNQPVNALLANAITSTLTLVTTATVVAILLGLTVGIVSALRQYSGFDYGVTLIAFLFFSLPIFWVAVLLKQYGAIQLNNWLGDPVIAPPVIIGASIVSGLVWLSLLGGRWKKRLIVFGVSAVATAAVLTYLSLTQWFADPGIGIFVYIPLVIGIAFAVTAVSVSLRHRKALYASLIVAVIGIALYQPMTNYILNNMTLGLFLILAVLAIVVSGVIGWFMGSPDRWPVVRTTAIVGFFTAGLIALNKYMSYWEAYSNSSRVRGRPIATVGSSTPGLGGNFWVQGIDLFTHLLLPTIAIILISFASYTRYSRASLLEVMNQDYIRTARAKGLTQRTVVVRHAFRNALIPITTIIAFDVGAIIGGAVVTETVFGWVGMGRLFVTGLSASDPNPVMAFFVVTGTLAVLFNLIADLVYAGLDPRIKVG
- a CDS encoding CPBP family intramembrane glutamic endopeptidase, giving the protein MTPPNRPTGQRDSTSLSPLTAYDRRRLTWEVWIVLAITVGQSAVYSVLALVRKLLAPVPIGQQQTEVNPPRDAQAIWDVVYQLLAVFFALALVALVVYLLWEPGSNALRRIGLDFSRFGADLGRGILLAAVIGVPGLALYAAGRALGVTVAVVASPLDAAWWTVPLLVLSAVRAGLTEEVILIGYLFDRLRRFGWNDWAIILTSAGLRGAYHAYQGIGAIVGNIVMGVVFGWCYRRWGRVMPLVIAHTLLDVVAFVGYPLAAALWPGVFAPIPTPTPSPTPTPTPHPAA
- the gcvP gene encoding aminomethyl-transferring glycine dehydrogenase translates to MTGLFADRHIGTDAAAQRTMLDALGYDSVDALVEAAVPASIHAKPRATSDIPSAATEAEALAELRVLASQNRTARPMIGLGYYDTLTPSVIARNVLENPSWYTAYTPYQPEISQGRLEALINFQTMVTDLTGLATANASMLDESTAVVEGMLVARRASKAASNVFVVDADALPQTKALLAHRAAAVGIELVELDLARGAILPDELFGVLVQYPGASGNVWDPAGVVDAAHVAGGLVVVAADLLSLTLLRSPGSLGADVAVGTTQRFGVPLGFGGPHAGYMAVRQGLERQLPGRLVGVSQDAAGHPAYRLALQTREQHIRREKATSNICTSQVLLAVMASMYAVYHGPDGLRAIATDVAKKAEALADRLRSYGLSLRSDSFFDTIRVATPGASRRVIERARERGYQLFWADDATVGVSVDETTTADDLAAVAWAFGLPENEFLGAGEQGERVLAFTDAAPLAGVPAGLHRVDEFLTHPVFNSHRSETAMMRYLKQLSDRDYALDRGMIPLGSCTMKLNAATEMAAVSWPEFSRVHPFAPEDDVHGYLAMIEQLEVWLAEVTGYDAVSLQPNAGSQGELAGLMAIRGYHRANGDHGRTVCLIPSSAHGTNAASAVLAGMRVVVVACDEAGNVDLGDLRAKIAAHADELAALMITYPSTHGVYEHDVLDITQAVHDAGGQVYVDGANLNALLGYARFGDLGGDVSHLNLHKTFAIPHGGGGPGVGPVAAKAHLAPYLPSHPLSQRKDHAGGVFDGGPISAAPHGSAGILPISWAYVRMMGAEGLRSATAAAVLAANYIAVRLRDHYPVLYTGEDGLVAHECILDLRPLKEATGVSVDDVAKRLIDYGFHAPTMSFPVAGTLMVEPTESEDLAEIERFIEAMIAIKAEADRVAAGEWPAADNPLVNAPHTAESAVSGSWEHPYSRETAVYPVHTLVRTKYWPPVRRIDQAYGDRNLVCACPPIEAFA
- a CDS encoding ABC transporter family substrate-binding protein, translating into MRIKRISAAVALTAVGALVISGCAADGGGDTGDDSGLVEGSSITAAWNQAFYSANGNTSFGNATANNNINYLTYGNFSYYDNTPQLIQDTSFGSYEKISDDPLTVKYTIADGVKWSDGTDVDAADLMLGWAALSRALDTPDFDPSEFTDPDTGEFTDAFPTDVVFFDSGVTPDSRFGLVHDTPEIGDDGKSITLTYSQPYVDWELTLGTTGTILPAHIVAEKALGIDDPQEAKDALLKAIEDKDDAALAPISSFWNSGFNFTEMPDDPDLLVASGPYMISDFVADQYLTLTANPEYTGDLAPNIEEITVRFIPDPLAAAQALENGEVDIISPQATADLKTAVDAIDGATVLTGVEGTYEHLDLQFDQGKNPENIFKDPKVREAFLKTVPRQEILDKLIKPIVGDDALLRSSQIFVPGAEGYDESVANNGSDAFAEPDIEGAKALLAESGITNKDVCILYASNNPRRVNEFALIQASAAQAGFNVTDCGSDEWGGLLGTPGAYDAVFFGWQSTSLSVTDWTAIFQEGGINNLNFYNNAEVNDLSVEISSEFDEARQLEIKTEADKLLWNDFYGVTIFQFPAVTAFSDRVTNIDPSILAPTIFWNAWDWEVTDAGTESE